One window of the Cryptomeria japonica chromosome 7, Sugi_1.0, whole genome shotgun sequence genome contains the following:
- the LOC131036727 gene encoding cytosolic sulfotransferase 12-like: protein MADNSEPSSDVLSSSNESVVQYHGFWSHKCFLQGTEEMRSEFEARSDDIILASSFKTGTTWIKALVYAILTCKDFDLEDPAYPLNQTSPHELVPNLEIQLYGPFANLTPESVSLFPRVFHTHVPYQALPDSIKSSGCKIIYVARNPKDTFVSLWEMVVNKLDNKNAYVSKDEALEGFCRGFYHSGPFADHVTSYWRERKKRNILCLTYEDLKADPVACIRVLSDFIGSSWVKEEDMKNIARKCSFESLSQIEANKNGELNLRGIHLRTDSFFREGKVGGWKKSLTAEMNAMMDKMIEEKLSVVADLGLQFKYELADGDGELDEQSKKTEEIKLLGRCSLFGDLGA, encoded by the coding sequence ATGGCAGATAACTCCGAGCCTTCATCAGATGTATTATCATCTTCGAATGAATCTGTAGTTCAATACCATGGATTTTGGAGCCACAAGTGTTTCTTGCAAGGAACAGAAGAAATGAGGAGCGAGTTTGAAGCACGCTCAGATGACATAATATTGGCTTCGTCTTTCAAGACAGGTACTACCTGGATTAAAGCTCTAGTCTACGCCATTCTTACCTGCAAAGACTTCGACCTTGAAGATCCTGCTTATCCTCTCAATCAAACAAGCCCTCATGAACTTGTTCCCAACTTAGAAATACAGCTTTATGGCCCCTTTGCCAATTTAACCCCCGAGTCTGTATCTCTGTTTCCCCGTGTATTTCATACCCATGTTCCATATCAAGCATTGCCCGACTCTATTAAATCCTCAGGCTGCAAAATTATTTATGTCGCCCGCAATCCCAAGGACACTTTTGTTTCATTGTGGGAAATGGTGGTCAATAAATTAGACAACAAGAACGCCTATGTGTCCAAAGATGAAGCGCTAGAGGGTTTTTGCAGGGGGTTTTACCACAGCGGCCCCTTTGCTGATCATGTAACTTCTTATTGGCgtgagagaaagaagagaaatatttTGTGCCTTACTTATGAAGATCTTAAGGCAGATCCTGTTGCTTGTATTAGGGTTTTGAGTGATTTTATTGGGTCTTCCTGGGTTAAGGAGGAGGATATGAAGAACATTGCTCGAAAGTGCAGTTTTGAGTCGCTTTCTCAAATTGAGGCCAACAAAAATGGAGAGCTCAATCTGCGTGGAATTCATCTAAGAACTGACAGTTTCTTCagggaaggaaaagtgggtggatGGAAGAAGTCTCTAACAGCTGAGATGAATGCAATGATGGATAAGATGATTGAAGAGAAGCTTTCGGTTGTGGCAGACTTAGGCCTGCAATTCAAATACGAGTTAGCAGATGGAGATGGTGAATTGGATGAACAATCTAAGAAGACAGAAGAGATCAAACTGTTGGGACGTTGTTCCTTATTTGGGGATTTGGGTGCCTAG